One segment of Chelonia mydas isolate rCheMyd1 chromosome 13, rCheMyd1.pri.v2, whole genome shotgun sequence DNA contains the following:
- the LOC102948154 gene encoding eppin — MKLAGIVLLAALLSLWAELPAASRGDRSTAAPVKAGYCYKVAPVGGVFDGKNCSACLANNTCSTCCTDGDCPRSDKCCPDECGYTCQMAVTDLCHLPSVCGYCKARFPRFFYNWSSQACEEFVYGGCGGNRNNFETKEECLQACRPPGTA, encoded by the exons ATGAAGTTGGCTGGCATTGTGCTCCTGGCGGCCCTGCTCTCGCTGTGGGCCGAGCTGCCCGCTGCGTCCCGGGGAGACAGGTCGACTGCAGCACCTG TTAAGGCTGGTTACTGCTACAAGGTGGCCCCGGTGGGGGGAGTGTTTGATGGGAAGAACTGTAGTGCCTGCCTGGCGAACAACACCTGCTCCACTTGCTGCACCGACGGCGACTGCCCCAGGAGCGACAAGTGCTGCCCGGACGAGTGTGGCTACACCTGCCAGATGGCAGTGACAG ATCTCTGCCACCTGCCCTCGGTGTGTGGCTATTGCAAGGCCAGGTTCCCTCGCTTCTTCTACAACTGGTCCAGCCAGGCCTGCGAGGAGTTTGTGTACGGCGGCTGCGGCGGCAACAGGAACAACTTTGAGACAAAGGAGGAATGTCTGCAGGCCTGCAGGCCGCCCG GCACTGCCTAG